In one window of Musa acuminata AAA Group cultivar baxijiao chromosome BXJ3-2, Cavendish_Baxijiao_AAA, whole genome shotgun sequence DNA:
- the LOC103975662 gene encoding DEAD-box ATP-dependent RNA helicase 9, whose translation MNFFIRRSSWVAASASRRALAALVSSNFSLLPPSVALASSVPSSADGIVPFFRFAQQIAFCGSQRRGIHFSAGPLGFRATDVACAEYAVDEYYEEDRESPEGVDEGLEIAKLGISQDIVTQLANRGITKLFPIQRAVLEPAMQGQDMIGRARTGTGKTLAFGIPIMDKIIRFQAKHGCGRNPLAMVLAPTRELARQVEKEFKESSKLYTLCVYGGSPISQQMRALDSGVDVVVGTPGRIIDLLNRGALNLSEIQFVVLDEADQMLNVGFAEDVERILEKMPPKHQTLMFSATMPTWIQKLTRKYLKDPVNIDLVGDSDQKLAEGITLYSIVSDNYAKASILGPLIKEHAKGGKCILFTQTKRDADRLAYSMGRSFGCEALHGDISQGQRERTLAGFRDGRFNILIATDVAARGLDIPNVDLVIHYELPNTTELFVHRSGRTGRAGKKGSAILIHSYDQNRLVRGIEQEIGCRFIELPKITVEGGGEDMIGSMRGGRFDSHGSGRMGGSGFGRGGNYGRSRGFGDSGRHTGGFGESGSGRFGSFGGSTSGAPSRPGGSNFGRSDGFGNFSSGRSSGLGDSGAGRFGNFGSSGSGRFGSFGNSDSGRSSSFNDSSPSRSSGYGGSGRSSSFGSFGGGSSKDDGDDGWPGRSFMSSS comes from the exons atgaacttctttatccggAGGTCTTCTTGGGTCGCCGCCTCGGCGTCTAGGCGAGCCCTAGCAGCTCTGGTTTCTTCGAACTTTTCTCTTCTTCCGCCGTCGGTCGCCTTGGCGTCGTCCGTTCCGTCATCAGCCGATGGTATCGTTCCGTTCTTTAGGTTCGCGCAACAAATCGCGTTTTGTGGTTCCCAGCGCAGGGGAATCCACTTCTCGGCCGGGCCTTTGGGGTTCAGGGCCACTGATGTCGCCTGTGCGGAGTACGCCGTCGACGAGTACTACGAAGAAGACAGAGAGAGTCCTGAGGGAGTGGACGAGGGGTTAGAGATCGCCAAGCTGGGGATTTCGCAGGATATCGTGACTCAACTTGCAAATAGGGGGATCACAAAGCTTTTTCCCATACAG AGGGCTGTACTTGAACCTGCAATGCAAGGACAAGACATGATTGGTCGTGCAAGGACGGGTACAGGGAAAACTCTTGCTTTTGGAATACCAATTATGGATAAGATTATCCGCTTTCAGGCCAAGCATGG CTGTGGCAGAAACCCTTTGGCGATGGTCTTGGCACCGACCAGAGAGCTTGCTCGACAAGTTGAGAAGGAATTTAAAGAGTCTTCTAAGTTGTACACTCTTTGTGTGTATGGAGGCTCTCCAATTAGTCAGCAGATGAGAGCACTTGATTCTGGTGTTGATGTTGTGGTTGGGACTCCTGGACGAATTATTGACTTGCTTAATAGAGGCGCCTTGAATTTGTCAGAGATTCAATTTGTTGTCCTTGATGAAGCTGATCAGATGCTTAATGTTGGTTTTGCTGAAGATGTAGAGAGAATTTTGGAAAAGATGCCCCCCAAACATCAAACTTTGATGTTCTCTGCTACAATGCCAACTTGGATCCAAAAGCTTACACGGAAATACCTAAAAGATCCAGTTAATATTGACCTT GTTGGTGATTCTGACCAGAAGTTAGCAGAAGGGATAACTCTGTACTCTATTGTTTCAGATAATTATGCAAAGGCATCAATTCTTGGGCCACTAATAAAG GAACATGCTAAAGGAGGTAAATGCATATTATTTACTCAAACAAAACGTGATGCGGATAGGTTGGCTTATTCCATGGGTCGGAGCTTTGGATGTGAGGCTCTTCATGGTGACATCTCACAGGGCCAGAGGGAAAGAACACTAGCTGGATTTCGTGATGGCCgctttaatattttgatagctACTGATGTTGCTGCTCGTGGATTGGATATACCGAATGTTGATCTG GTGATACATTATGAACTGCCAAACACAACCGAATTATTTGTTCATAGATCTGGTCGAACTGGGCGAGCTGGCAAAAAAGGTAGTGCGATTCTTATACACTCATATGACCAAAATCGTCTTGTTAGAGGCATTGAACAAGAGATAGGATGCAGGTTTATCGAG CTACCTAAGATTACAGTTGAGGGTGGCGGAGAAGACATGATTGGTAGCATGCGTGGTGGTCGTTTTGATTCGCACGGAAGTGGCCGAATGGGTGGTTCAGGTTTTGGGCGTGGTGGAAACTATGGCCGTTCTCGTGGTTTTGGAGATTCTGGCCGCCACACAGGCGGCTTCGGAGAATCTGGGTCAGGCCGTTTTGGTTCCTTTGGTGGTTCAACTTCAGGCGCACCAAGCAGACCTGGTGGCTCCAATTTTGGTCGCTCCGATGGTTTTGGGAACTTCAGTTCAGGGCGTTCCAGTGGTCTTGGTGATTCGGGTGCAGGACGTTTTGGCAACTTTGGTAGTTCAGGATCCGGGCGCTTTGGTAGTTTTGGCAACTCAGATTCCGGTCGTTCTAGCAGCTTCAACGATTCCAGCCCAAGCCGCTCTAGTGGTTATGGTGGGTCTGGCCGTAGCAGCAGCTTCGGCAGTTTTGGTGGAGGCTCAAGCAAGGATGATGGCGATGATGGTTGGCCAGGAAGATCCTTCATGAGTTCATCATAG
- the LOC135631772 gene encoding patatin-like protein 3 produces MAPAPAPALLEPGVDVDKLSYEIFSILESKFLFGFDDHKPLPLQSSPVSASPVPPQPPAPRAPAGRVRILSVDGGCRPSDALLAAASLARLESFLRDTPARVADFFDVAAGSGAGGVLVAMLFTRGPDGRPLFAADEALRLFAAWSTGSPSGSFGLPRKGPLGWVLRRKPGGLFRRVFGDATLRDTLKPVLVPCYDLATGAPFLFSRADAMEADGYDFRIWEVCAATCASPAAAVEMSSADGRTRIAAVGGGVSMGNPAAAAITHVLNNKQEFPFAASVDELMVLSLGSSAAGVDSASGRRRPVPSAAELVRIASEGVADMVDQAIAMAFGHNRTNNYVRIQANVFGLDNYSARTSNADRLICAMEERLSQRNVESLLFRGKKISDQTNAEKLEWFASELIKEHERRKKSLIPVIVLKQVMTPRSSTATTTVITGTTTTTSTTSTSASL; encoded by the exons ATggcgccggcgccggcgccggcCCTGTTGGAGCCGGGAGTGGACGTCGACAAGTTGAGCTACGAGATTTTCTCCATCCTGGAGAGCAAGTTCCTCTTCGGCTTCGACGACCACAAGCCCCTTCCCCTCCAATCCTCCCCTGTCTCCGCCTCGCCGGTGCCCCCTCAGCCGCCCGCCCCCCGTGCGCCCGCGGGCAGGGTCCGAATCCTCTCCGTTGACGGCGGCTGCCGCCCCTCCGACGCCCTCCTCGCCGCCGCCTCCCTCGCCCGCCTCGAGTCCTTCCTCCGCGACACCCCCGCCCGCGTCGCCGACTTCTTCGACGTCGCCGCCGGATCCGGCGCCGGGGGCGTCCTCGTCGCCATGCTCTTCACCCGTGGCCCCGACGGTCGCCCCCTCTTCGCCGCCGACGAGGCGCTGCGGCTCTTCGCCGCCTGGAGCACCGGGTCGCCGTCGGGGTCGTTCGGCCTCCCGAGAAAGGGCCCGCTCGGGTGGGTTCTACGGCGGAAGCCCGGGGGTCTCTTCCGGCGGGTGTTCGGCGACGCCACGCTGAGGGACACCCTGAAGCCGGTGCTGGTCCCGTGCTACGACCTGGCTACAGGGGCGCCGTTCCTGTTCTCGCGGGCGGACGCGATGGAGGCGGACGGGTACGACTTCCGCATCTGGGAGGTGTGCGCCGCCACGTGCGCGTCGcccgcggcggcggtggagatgaGCTCCGCAGATGGGCGGACGCGGATCGCCGCCGTCGGGGGCGGGGTGTCGATGGGCAACCCCGCGGCCGCGGCCATCACGCACGTGCTCAACAACAAGCAGGAGTTCCCCTTCGCCGCTAGCGTGGACGAACTCATGGTGCTCTCGCTCGGAAGCAGCGCCGCCGGTGTGGACAGCGCTTCCGGCAGACGGCGGCCGGTTCCGTCGGCGGCGGAGCTCGTGAGGATCGCCAGCGAGGGCGTCGCCGACATG GTGGATCAAGCGATTGCAATGGCATTCGGACACAACAGGACAAACAATTACGTACGGATTCAG GCTAACGTGTTCGGATTGGACAATTATTCTGCGAGAACGAGCAATGCCGATAGATTGATTTGTGCAATGGAGGAAAGATTGTCGCAGAGGAATGTGGAATCGTTGTTGTTTAGAGGGAAGAAGATATCAGATCAAACTAATGCGGAGAAGCTCGAGTGGTTCGCTAGCGAGCTCATCAAAGAGcatgagaggaggaagaagagcctGATTCCCGTAATAGTGTTGAAGCAAGTCATGACACCGAGATcgtccaccgccaccaccactgtCATTActggcaccaccaccaccacctcaacAACATCAACATCTGCTTCGCTCTAA